One window of Chloroflexus aggregans DSM 9485 genomic DNA carries:
- the coaE gene encoding dephospho-CoA kinase (Dephospho-CoA kinase (CoaE) performs the final step in coenzyme A biosynthesis.) has product MKHPGIFLIGLTGGIACGKSTVLAMLAALGARTIDADRITHRLQQPGTPVYEAIVAAFGPHILTTPGGVIDRRKLGKIVFNDPQALKRLEAIVHPAVRAEIRRFLQEVAGAGTYATRLRPVERPIVVIDAIKLIESGWADECDQVWVVTCPVEQQIERLMTTRGMSLAEAQARIAAQPPQESRLSRADVIIDNSGTQAQTRAQVEAAWQQALIASQGA; this is encoded by the coding sequence ATGAAACATCCCGGCATCTTCCTCATTGGACTGACCGGTGGTATCGCCTGCGGGAAGAGCACTGTTCTGGCGATGCTGGCTGCACTCGGCGCACGTACCATCGATGCCGATCGCATTACTCATCGTCTGCAACAACCGGGAACCCCGGTTTATGAGGCCATTGTGGCGGCGTTTGGACCGCATATCCTCACCACGCCCGGTGGGGTCATTGATCGGCGTAAGTTAGGTAAGATTGTTTTTAACGATCCGCAGGCTCTCAAACGATTAGAAGCGATCGTCCATCCGGCAGTGCGCGCTGAGATCCGACGCTTTCTTCAGGAAGTTGCCGGTGCCGGAACATACGCCACACGCTTACGTCCGGTCGAACGGCCAATTGTCGTGATCGATGCGATCAAGCTGATCGAGTCGGGTTGGGCCGATGAATGCGATCAGGTCTGGGTAGTGACGTGCCCGGTCGAACAGCAGATTGAGCGCCTGATGACTACGCGGGGAATGTCGCTGGCAGAAGCACAAGCGCGGATCGCGGCTCAGCCACCGCAAGAGAGTCGCCTGAGCCGCGCTGATGTCATTATCGATAACAGCGGGACACAAGCACAGACACGCGCACAGGTTGAGGCGGCATGGCAGCAGGCCTTAATTGCAAGTCAAGGTGCATAA
- the serS gene encoding serine--tRNA ligase, giving the protein MLDIKLIREQPDEVKRQLARCGVDGAIIDQVLAFDEQRRRLIYEVETRKAERNAVSKQIGAMKDQAERQAKIEAMRRLGDEIAELDRQLAAVEEQQRAAMLEIRNLPHPDVPDGVDEHDNVVVYQEGEERQLPFPARPHWELGEALGILDFERGVKLAGSRFYVMRGAGARLQRAVIQWLLDLHLRQGYQEIYTPFVVKESVLWASGQLPKFRDNLYRDEESGLWLVPTAEVPLTGLYADEILEASQLPIYHAAYTPCFRKEQLSAGRDVRGIKRGHQFDKVEMYMFVKPEESYQALEKLRRDAEECARLLGLPFRTKLLCTADLGFGSTKTYDIEVWAPGVGEWLEVSSCSNVEAFQARRANIRYRPEPGAKPEFVHTLNGSGLGLPRTIIAIMENYQQEDGSILIPEVLRPYMGGMERIVNEAA; this is encoded by the coding sequence GTGCTAGCCTTCGATGAGCAACGGCGTCGTCTGATTTACGAAGTTGAAACGCGCAAAGCAGAGCGGAATGCGGTCTCGAAGCAGATTGGTGCAATGAAAGATCAAGCCGAGCGACAGGCGAAGATTGAGGCAATGCGCCGATTGGGTGATGAGATCGCCGAACTCGATCGCCAACTCGCCGCCGTTGAAGAGCAGCAACGGGCAGCAATGTTGGAGATTCGCAACCTCCCGCATCCTGATGTCCCCGATGGCGTTGATGAACACGATAACGTGGTTGTCTATCAAGAGGGAGAAGAACGTCAACTGCCGTTTCCCGCTCGCCCACACTGGGAGCTTGGTGAAGCGTTGGGCATTCTCGACTTCGAGCGGGGCGTCAAGTTGGCCGGATCGCGGTTTTACGTGATGCGTGGTGCCGGTGCGCGGCTGCAACGTGCGGTGATCCAGTGGCTGCTCGATCTCCATTTGCGGCAGGGTTACCAAGAGATCTATACACCGTTTGTGGTGAAAGAGTCGGTGTTGTGGGCTTCGGGACAGTTACCGAAGTTCCGTGATAATCTCTACCGTGATGAGGAGTCGGGTTTGTGGCTGGTGCCGACGGCGGAAGTGCCGCTGACCGGTCTCTACGCCGACGAGATTCTGGAGGCGAGTCAGTTGCCGATCTACCACGCCGCCTATACGCCTTGTTTTCGGAAAGAACAGTTGAGTGCCGGGCGTGATGTGCGGGGGATCAAGCGCGGTCACCAATTTGATAAGGTTGAGATGTACATGTTCGTGAAGCCGGAAGAGAGTTATCAGGCGCTCGAGAAGTTGCGTCGTGATGCCGAAGAGTGTGCGCGCTTGCTCGGTTTGCCGTTCCGCACGAAGCTGCTCTGTACGGCTGATCTCGGGTTTGGTTCAACGAAGACCTACGATATTGAGGTATGGGCGCCGGGCGTGGGGGAGTGGCTTGAAGTCAGCTCATGCTCTAACGTTGAAGCGTTTCAGGCTCGCCGTGCCAATATACGCTACCGGCCCGAACCGGGTGCCAAGCCAGAGTTTGTCCATACGCTGAATGGATCAGGCCTTGGATTGCCGCGCACGATTATCGCGATTATGGAGAATTATCAACAGGAAGACGGCAGTATTCTGATTCCCGAGGTGTTGCGCCCGTATATGGGTGGGATGGAACGGATTGTGAACGAAGCGGCGTAA
- a CDS encoding amidohydrolase family protein, with the protein MERVDTLLIGGTVVTMDAAWRIFSDGAVAIRDGMIVAVGPSAEIAAHYTATETIDCRDCAIIPGLINGHAHVPMSLLRGLVADQQLDVWLFGYMFPVESQFVDAEFSYTGTLLSCAEMIRGGTTTFVDMYYFEEEVARAADEVGMRAICGQTVMRLPTPDADSFDAGIERARRFMAEWRGHPRIIATVAPHAPYTCTDEIYRQAAALCAEFGAPLITHLSETAREVEESIRDREVTPIRYAKRVGAFDVPCIAAHCVHATEDDLRLLREARAGAVPCPTSNLKLASGVAPFRRMIETGVRVGLGTDGPASNDDQDMFTEIQLAALLPKGLSGDPTAVPAREAFALATCWGARAVHLDHLVGSLEVGKRADIAVVELRRLHSAPRYTYAPDAIYSHLVYSSRAADVRDVLVDGKLLLRNRHLLTIDEDAIIGRAQAIAARINEFLATRERNLLAKILALGGVQQAEIFEIQVKARLQPADVERVLALLNHPAITITKTSERTQYDTYFIFANGERIRIREDHRTDPGARPQPKYTITLMAEARRFDQSKSMMISRARYTAPADHTVRFYREYFQPDRIEELEKRRRRWRILYKDHDFAINLDTLVGHSDPGPFLEIKSRTWSRRDAERRAELIGELLELAGIADEALVLQEYVEMAV; encoded by the coding sequence ATGGAGCGTGTTGATACCCTGCTCATCGGCGGTACCGTCGTCACGATGGATGCAGCATGGCGTATTTTTTCCGACGGTGCTGTCGCGATCCGTGATGGGATGATCGTTGCCGTCGGACCGAGTGCTGAGATCGCAGCCCATTACACGGCGACCGAGACGATTGATTGTCGTGATTGTGCGATTATTCCCGGTCTGATCAACGGTCATGCCCATGTGCCGATGAGCCTGTTACGTGGTTTGGTGGCCGACCAGCAACTTGATGTCTGGCTGTTCGGTTATATGTTTCCGGTCGAAAGTCAGTTTGTCGATGCTGAGTTTAGCTACACCGGCACACTGCTCAGTTGTGCCGAGATGATCCGTGGCGGCACAACAACTTTTGTCGATATGTATTATTTTGAAGAGGAAGTTGCACGCGCAGCCGATGAAGTCGGGATGCGGGCGATTTGTGGTCAGACAGTCATGCGTTTGCCAACACCTGACGCCGACTCATTCGATGCCGGGATCGAGCGTGCCCGTCGATTTATGGCCGAGTGGCGTGGTCATCCACGGATTATCGCTACGGTTGCACCACATGCCCCCTATACCTGCACCGATGAAATCTATCGCCAAGCTGCTGCGCTTTGTGCCGAGTTTGGGGCACCACTGATCACCCACTTGTCGGAGACGGCACGCGAGGTAGAAGAGAGTATTCGCGACCGTGAAGTGACGCCGATCCGTTATGCTAAACGCGTGGGAGCGTTCGATGTGCCCTGCATCGCTGCGCACTGTGTGCATGCCACTGAAGACGATCTGCGGCTCTTGCGCGAAGCTCGCGCCGGTGCTGTACCCTGTCCGACAAGTAATCTTAAGCTCGCCAGTGGTGTCGCGCCTTTTCGCCGTATGATCGAGACCGGCGTGCGGGTTGGTCTCGGCACCGACGGGCCGGCCAGCAATGATGACCAGGATATGTTTACGGAAATCCAACTGGCTGCGCTGTTGCCAAAGGGATTGAGCGGTGACCCGACCGCAGTACCGGCACGAGAGGCATTTGCGCTGGCGACGTGCTGGGGCGCACGCGCAGTCCATCTCGATCACCTGGTCGGTTCCCTCGAAGTAGGTAAACGGGCCGACATTGCGGTGGTTGAGTTGCGGCGGTTGCACAGTGCTCCTCGCTACACCTACGCTCCTGATGCAATCTACTCACATCTCGTCTACAGCAGCCGAGCCGCCGATGTGCGTGATGTGCTTGTTGATGGGAAGTTGTTGCTGCGCAATCGCCATCTCTTGACTATTGATGAAGATGCGATCATCGGACGTGCGCAAGCGATTGCTGCACGAATTAACGAGTTTCTCGCTACGCGCGAACGCAACCTGTTGGCGAAGATTTTGGCCCTTGGTGGTGTGCAGCAAGCCGAAATCTTCGAGATTCAAGTCAAGGCCCGACTACAACCCGCCGATGTCGAGCGCGTGCTGGCGCTGCTCAACCACCCGGCGATTACCATTACGAAAACGAGTGAGCGCACCCAATACGACACTTACTTTATTTTCGCCAACGGTGAACGTATCCGCATTCGCGAGGATCACCGGACCGATCCCGGTGCTCGTCCGCAACCTAAGTACACGATCACTTTGATGGCTGAAGCTCGGCGCTTTGATCAATCGAAGTCGATGATGATCTCGCGCGCACGGTACACCGCTCCCGCCGATCATACGGTACGTTTCTACCGTGAATATTTTCAACCCGACCGGATTGAAGAGTTAGAGAAGCGACGGCGGCGTTGGCGAATTCTGTACAAAGACCACGACTTTGCCATCAACCTCGATACACTGGTCGGGCACTCTGATCCCGGGCCTTTCCTCGAAATCAAGAGTCGCACATGGAGTCGGCGCGATGCCGAACGACGCGCCGAGCTGATCGGTGAATTACTCGAACTGGCCGGCATTGCCGATGAGGCGCTTGTGTTGCAGGAATATGTGGAGATGGCGGTATGA
- a CDS encoding SIMPL domain-containing protein gives MENRLLTTILALTALIAVLALAAVGLLRPAQTAVAQPGVSNMPQIVVIGTGEVKVEPDIATVTIGVETKAPTTQEALSQNSTQAQAIIERIRQLGIDAKDIQTTGINIYPVYDEKGQAIIAYTVSNMVTVTIRNLAQAGNLIDQVVEVGANRLYGVSFGLSDPEAIMTQAREAAVANARARAEQMARASGASLGRVLFITENFGASPIPVPMKAETYSAPAARSAPPVQPGQQAYSASVQVTFELR, from the coding sequence ATGGAAAATCGTCTTCTCACAACCATTCTCGCCTTAACAGCCCTCATCGCCGTACTGGCACTGGCTGCGGTCGGCCTGCTCCGCCCCGCTCAAACTGCTGTTGCCCAACCTGGCGTCAGTAATATGCCACAGATTGTTGTGATCGGTACCGGTGAAGTAAAGGTCGAACCTGACATCGCGACGGTAACCATCGGTGTGGAGACCAAAGCCCCGACCACCCAAGAGGCACTCTCCCAAAATAGCACGCAGGCGCAGGCGATCATTGAGCGCATTCGCCAACTCGGTATCGACGCCAAAGATATTCAGACAACCGGAATCAACATTTATCCGGTTTATGATGAAAAAGGTCAAGCCATTATCGCGTACACGGTCAGTAATATGGTCACGGTCACCATTCGCAATCTGGCGCAGGCCGGCAACCTGATCGATCAGGTGGTAGAGGTTGGGGCGAATCGGTTGTATGGGGTAAGTTTTGGATTAAGTGATCCGGAAGCGATAATGACGCAGGCGCGCGAGGCGGCAGTTGCCAACGCACGGGCAAGGGCCGAGCAAATGGCGCGGGCGAGTGGTGCATCGCTGGGTCGGGTGCTGTTCATCACCGAGAACTTTGGCGCTAGCCCCATCCCGGTGCCGATGAAGGCCGAAACCTACAGCGCACCCGCAGCTCGCTCGGCGCCACCGGTGCAACCCGGCCAGCAAGCCTACAGCGCCTCGGTGCAAGTAACGTTTGAATTGCGCTAG
- a CDS encoding alpha/beta hydrolase family protein, protein MVTVADYLAQPHVPPDRRVWYESHPDQFGDLYVPDTAQPIPVVILIHGGCWQAVYDLAPLGECCAALRTAGYAVWSLEYRRLGNGGGWPHTFHDVAAGADHVRALAQEYPLDLRRVVVVGHSAGGHLALWLAARPKLPSTSLLYTTDPLPIRSVVALAAVADLEQGITATGCGAACADLIDHEPQRYAETSPHALLPLGVPQHHIVGSDDRIVPPTYLATFVAAACTAGDDAHLSIVPHCGHFELTTPHSAAWPAVMEAIKAGGEGRCAPAAH, encoded by the coding sequence ATGGTGACCGTGGCCGATTACCTTGCCCAACCGCACGTCCCGCCCGATAGACGAGTATGGTATGAATCGCATCCCGATCAGTTTGGTGATCTGTACGTCCCTGATACGGCGCAGCCGATACCGGTTGTGATCCTTATTCACGGTGGTTGTTGGCAAGCGGTCTACGATCTTGCACCACTCGGCGAGTGTTGTGCTGCACTGCGTACCGCCGGATATGCCGTGTGGAGCCTTGAGTATCGCCGGTTGGGTAACGGTGGTGGTTGGCCGCACACTTTTCACGATGTTGCGGCTGGCGCCGATCACGTGCGGGCACTGGCTCAGGAGTATCCGCTCGATCTTCGTCGGGTCGTCGTTGTCGGTCATTCAGCCGGTGGTCATCTTGCGCTTTGGCTGGCAGCACGGCCAAAACTTCCCTCTACTAGCCTCTTGTACACTACCGATCCACTACCGATCCGTAGCGTCGTCGCACTGGCTGCCGTGGCCGATCTGGAACAGGGTATCACTGCTACAGGCTGTGGCGCTGCCTGTGCCGACCTGATCGACCATGAACCACAGCGATATGCTGAGACTTCACCGCACGCATTGCTGCCGCTCGGCGTTCCACAGCATCACATCGTTGGCAGCGACGATCGCATTGTACCGCCGACCTACCTTGCCACCTTTGTCGCCGCTGCTTGCACTGCCGGCGACGATGCGCACCTGAGCATTGTGCCGCATTGTGGTCACTTTGAGCTAACCACGCCGCATAGCGCAGCTTGGCCGGCGGTGATGGAGGCAATCAAGGCGGGGGGAGAGGGACGTTGTGCTCCCGCAGCCCACTGA
- a CDS encoding transposase codes for MPAQNNQLYKNKYRIPSARASWWNYAAPGRYFITFCTAQRQHLFGFVRDGQMCLSPLGNIVREEWERSFDIRAELVCDVYVIMPNHIHAILRIIDLHTDGPHGRAAPNPPPDRKRIIRPPKSISSFIAGFKAAATKRINEYRQTPGVPVWQPRFHDHIIRNDIAYQRIMTYIRNNPVRWERDRFRGERSP; via the coding sequence ATGCCAGCGCAAAACAACCAACTCTACAAAAACAAATACCGCATTCCATCTGCACGCGCTTCATGGTGGAACTACGCCGCGCCAGGACGCTACTTCATCACCTTCTGCACAGCGCAACGCCAACATCTATTTGGGTTTGTGCGCGACGGACAGATGTGTTTATCGCCGTTAGGTAACATTGTGCGCGAGGAATGGGAACGATCGTTTGATATTCGTGCCGAATTGGTATGTGACGTGTACGTCATTATGCCGAACCACATTCACGCAATTTTGCGAATCATCGATCTACACACTGATGGGCCGCACGGCCGTGCGGCCCCCAACCCACCCCCTGATCGCAAACGCATCATCCGACCACCGAAATCCATTTCATCGTTCATTGCTGGATTCAAGGCAGCCGCCACCAAACGGATCAATGAATACCGCCAGACCCCCGGCGTACCGGTCTGGCAACCCCGATTTCACGATCATATTATCCGCAATGATATTGCGTATCAACGTATCATGACGTATATTCGCAATAATCCGGTCCGGTGGGAACGCGACCGATTCCGCGGCGAACGGTCCCCGTAG
- a CDS encoding MATE family efflux transporter — MHPEPLVTDGENVTTVVTRTQLEKRVLRLAWPVIGENVLQTMLGVVDTMLVAALGAVALAGVGAALQVIYVTTAALSALSVGVAVLVAQAYGAGHLTEAGRLARQGLIWSVLIGLPITAIGLPLTPAIIGLFGLAPDVSQVGIDYLAVTMSTITTLTMMLLIGGVLRGVGDSRTPMLITAFANLINVIASAALIFGWLGLPALGAVGSAWGSVIARLIGAAIMGAVLWRGRNGVRAGGGGSWRPRLVVLRKVLRIGLPAAIEEVLIIGAFASLTPVVATLGTVPLAAHRVAINVLSLSFLPGIGFGLAATALVGQSIGAQRPTEARIVATIALRWAILWMGGVGMLFLFVAEGLVRLFNSDPLLVAEGAAAVRIVALTQPAWAVTFALGGALRGLGDTFTPLVISGTITWLCVALALLIVTWWIPALWGIWLAFLLLGPFEAAFFWWKWNQRITTFHAAMSA, encoded by the coding sequence ATGCATCCAGAACCACTTGTTACGGATGGGGAGAATGTCACTACCGTTGTGACACGTACCCAACTCGAAAAGCGTGTTTTGCGGCTCGCTTGGCCGGTGATCGGCGAAAATGTATTGCAGACCATGCTCGGTGTCGTCGATACGATGTTGGTCGCAGCATTAGGAGCAGTTGCGCTCGCCGGCGTTGGTGCTGCGTTGCAAGTGATCTACGTCACAACGGCGGCACTGAGTGCGCTTTCGGTAGGAGTGGCGGTACTGGTCGCCCAAGCCTATGGTGCCGGTCATCTCACCGAAGCCGGTCGTTTGGCCCGGCAGGGGTTGATCTGGAGTGTCCTGATCGGATTGCCGATCACCGCTATTGGGCTACCGCTAACCCCCGCCATCATTGGGCTGTTCGGTCTCGCGCCCGATGTTAGTCAAGTTGGGATTGACTATCTCGCCGTGACTATGAGTACGATCACAACTTTAACGATGATGTTGCTGATCGGCGGCGTCTTGCGCGGGGTCGGCGATTCGCGCACACCGATGCTGATCACTGCGTTTGCCAACCTGATCAACGTCATCGCCAGCGCTGCGCTGATATTCGGTTGGCTGGGGTTACCGGCGCTTGGGGCTGTTGGTAGTGCGTGGGGTTCGGTCATCGCCCGCCTCATCGGGGCAGCGATCATGGGTGCTGTGCTGTGGCGCGGACGAAACGGTGTGCGAGCCGGTGGTGGTGGTTCGTGGCGACCACGGCTTGTCGTATTACGAAAGGTGTTACGGATCGGTCTGCCGGCAGCGATTGAAGAAGTCCTAATCATCGGTGCATTCGCATCACTGACACCGGTCGTCGCTACGCTAGGTACGGTACCGTTGGCAGCGCATCGGGTAGCGATTAATGTTCTCTCGCTCTCGTTCCTACCCGGTATCGGTTTTGGTTTGGCGGCAACGGCTTTGGTTGGGCAGAGCATTGGTGCGCAACGACCTACCGAAGCGCGAATCGTTGCGACAATCGCACTGCGTTGGGCGATTCTCTGGATGGGCGGGGTAGGTATGCTTTTTCTGTTCGTTGCCGAAGGCTTGGTTCGCCTGTTCAACAGCGATCCGCTGCTCGTTGCCGAAGGGGCTGCGGCAGTACGGATAGTTGCCTTAACCCAACCGGCTTGGGCGGTGACCTTCGCTCTTGGCGGTGCCCTGCGTGGATTAGGTGACACCTTCACCCCACTTGTCATTAGTGGTACGATCACTTGGCTCTGTGTTGCGTTAGCCTTGCTCATTGTCACATGGTGGATACCGGCGTTGTGGGGCATTTGGCTGGCCTTTTTGCTCCTTGGTCCCTTTGAGGCAGCGTTCTTTTGGTGGAAGTGGAACCAACGAATAACCACATTCCACGCCGCGATGTCCGCGTAA
- a CDS encoding transglycosylase domain-containing protein codes for MSRRLRYRSSSSHSLSVLWHWLKRLVFGVLALVMFGCAGLVSLYFYYSRDLPPPELIDQYRSFENSQIYARDGYTLLYEVIGLGVRVPVTLDRIPKILRDATVAVEDANFYKNPGVDVPSIVRAFWQNVTAGTTVSGASTITMQLVRTILLTPEEAQQQSIERKIREAILAIRVGQVYSKDQILSLYLNEVYYGAQAYGVEAAALRYFNKHVWQLNRGEATLLAGLPQSPSNYNPFENLPLARQRQRIVLDRMVEAGFITPAEADSIFAEPIQLVAPETPITAPHFVFYVYDQLVQRFGKDMMDRGGLRVITTLDPTWQNQAEQVVAAKMAELRDRNATNAGVVVLAPDGQILAMVGSVDYNAPDGQVNVTLAPRQPGSALKPFIYAAALQSGWTPATILFDIPSRWQKDGVVYEPRNYDGRFRGPVSVRTALANSLNIPAVKALEYVGVEHFVNLMSAFGITTFTDPSRYSLAMALGSNEVRLLELTGAYAGLRAGGRLVQPVAILRVTNSRNEILESWQPTRGKPLLGPYNEQIAFLITDILSDNAARRLVFGRNNVMELPGIPAAVKTGTSNDYRDSWAVGYSTEIVIGVWVGNNDGRPMAEVAGANGAGLIWRELMLRYHARHQAKPFAPPPGIVELPVCAETGGPPFPECRHVITERFFEKNGPVSTMTYQLYRVGGDGSCLATPYTPPEEVRTIAVLTYPPEVEDWARRNGLAPPTRYCPQPNDPDRAIALLDLDESSVVTTTLFFVKGTARGPFILDIGQGIDPTDWQVLSQSSQPVEDNLLGMWNAVGWRAGDYTIRLRVTMPDGGVIEERRRIRYAP; via the coding sequence ATGTCCCGTCGACTTCGCTATCGCTCATCGTCGTCCCACTCTCTCTCTGTATTATGGCACTGGTTGAAACGGCTGGTGTTTGGAGTACTCGCACTGGTCATGTTTGGCTGTGCCGGTCTGGTCTCACTCTATTTTTACTACAGCCGCGACCTTCCGCCTCCCGAATTGATTGACCAGTATCGCAGCTTTGAAAACTCCCAGATTTACGCCCGTGATGGCTATACTTTGCTTTACGAGGTGATCGGTCTTGGTGTGCGCGTACCGGTAACTCTCGATCGCATTCCCAAAATCCTTCGTGATGCGACCGTCGCCGTCGAAGATGCCAATTTTTACAAGAATCCCGGTGTTGATGTGCCGAGTATTGTCCGAGCTTTCTGGCAAAACGTAACCGCTGGTACAACCGTCTCCGGCGCGAGCACGATAACTATGCAATTGGTGCGCACGATTTTGCTTACCCCCGAGGAGGCTCAGCAACAGTCAATCGAACGCAAAATTCGTGAAGCAATCTTAGCTATTCGGGTCGGACAAGTATATAGTAAAGACCAGATCCTCTCGCTATATCTCAACGAGGTGTACTACGGTGCGCAGGCTTACGGTGTCGAAGCCGCAGCGTTGCGCTATTTCAACAAACACGTCTGGCAATTGAATCGCGGCGAAGCGACACTGCTGGCCGGTTTACCACAGTCACCTTCGAACTACAACCCATTTGAAAACTTACCGTTGGCTCGTCAGCGCCAACGCATTGTGCTCGATCGGATGGTCGAAGCCGGCTTCATTACTCCCGCCGAAGCCGACTCTATCTTCGCCGAACCTATTCAGTTAGTCGCACCAGAGACACCTATCACAGCACCGCATTTTGTCTTTTACGTGTACGATCAGCTCGTCCAACGATTCGGCAAAGATATGATGGATCGAGGTGGCTTGCGCGTCATTACCACCCTCGATCCAACATGGCAGAACCAGGCCGAGCAGGTTGTCGCAGCTAAGATGGCCGAATTGCGCGACCGTAATGCGACCAACGCCGGTGTGGTTGTGCTTGCTCCCGACGGTCAGATTCTGGCGATGGTGGGGAGTGTTGATTACAACGCTCCCGATGGTCAAGTGAACGTGACGTTAGCTCCACGCCAGCCCGGTTCGGCGTTGAAACCGTTCATCTATGCTGCCGCATTGCAGAGCGGTTGGACACCGGCAACGATCTTGTTCGATATCCCCTCCCGATGGCAAAAGGATGGGGTTGTGTATGAGCCACGCAATTACGATGGTCGATTTCGGGGACCGGTGAGTGTGCGGACGGCGCTTGCCAATTCGCTCAATATTCCGGCAGTTAAAGCCCTCGAATATGTTGGTGTTGAGCATTTTGTCAATCTCATGAGTGCTTTTGGGATTACGACGTTTACCGATCCGAGTCGTTATAGCCTGGCGATGGCGTTAGGAAGTAACGAGGTTCGCCTGCTCGAACTCACCGGCGCTTATGCCGGCTTGCGCGCCGGTGGCCGGCTTGTGCAGCCGGTTGCCATCTTGCGCGTCACGAATAGTCGTAACGAGATTCTCGAGTCGTGGCAACCGACTCGTGGAAAACCGCTGCTTGGTCCCTACAACGAACAAATCGCCTTTCTGATTACCGATATCCTCAGCGACAACGCAGCGCGCCGGTTGGTCTTCGGACGCAACAACGTCATGGAGCTGCCCGGTATCCCGGCGGCAGTCAAGACCGGTACCAGCAACGATTATCGCGATTCATGGGCAGTCGGGTATAGTACCGAGATTGTTATCGGTGTCTGGGTCGGTAATAACGATGGTCGACCTATGGCTGAAGTTGCCGGTGCTAATGGAGCCGGTCTCATCTGGCGTGAATTGATGCTCCGCTACCACGCTCGTCATCAGGCCAAGCCCTTTGCACCACCGCCGGGGATTGTTGAACTCCCGGTTTGCGCTGAAACCGGCGGGCCACCTTTTCCTGAATGCCGACACGTCATTACCGAGCGCTTCTTCGAGAAAAATGGGCCGGTGAGTACAATGACGTATCAGCTTTACCGTGTTGGTGGTGATGGATCGTGTTTGGCAACACCCTACACTCCACCTGAAGAAGTCCGCACGATCGCTGTGCTAACGTACCCGCCTGAAGTAGAAGATTGGGCCAGGCGGAATGGTTTGGCGCCACCGACCAGGTATTGTCCACAGCCAAACGATCCAGATCGCGCTATCGCTCTGCTCGATCTCGATGAGAGTAGTGTTGTTACGACCACTCTATTCTTCGTCAAGGGTACAGCACGCGGACCGTTCATCCTTGACATTGGTCAGGGCATAGACCCAACCGACTGGCAGGTACTCAGCCAAAGTAGCCAGCCGGTTGAGGATAATTTGCTCGGGATGTGGAATGCCGTTGGCTGGCGAGCCGGCGATTACACCATTCGTCTGCGCGTAACGATGCCCGACGGCGGTGTTATCGAAGAGCGCCGCCGCATTCGTTATGCACCTTGA